GCCTTCGGCTTCGCTGAGGTAGTACAGCACCGGCAGCACCAGCAGCGTAAGCAGCGTGGCTGATACCAGCCCGCCGATTACCACCGTAGCCAGGGGCCGTTGCACCTCGGCACCGGCAGTACCGGCCAAGGCCATCGGTAAGAAACCTAGGGAGGCTACGGTGGCCGTCATCAGCACGGGGCGCAGGCGCTCTTCGGTGCCGCGCAGTACCCGTTCGCGCACATCGCGCACGCCAAAATCGCGCAGCGTGTTAAACGCGCTCAGCAGCACAATACCGTTGAGCACCGCCACCCCAAACAGCGCAATAAAGCCCACGCCCGCCGAGATGCTGAACGGCAAGCCGCGCAGCCACAAGGCCGCCACGCCGCCCACCGCCGCCAGCGGAATGGCCGTGAAGATGAGTACCGCCTGCTTCAGCGAGCCGAACGTGAGGTACAGCAAGCCAAAAATCATCAGCAGCGCCACCGGCACCGCAATGCCCAGCCGCTCGTTGGCCTGGCGCAGGTTCTCGAACTGCCCGCCGTAGGTTACGTTGTAGCCGGGGCTCAGCTTCACTTTGCTTTGCACCAGCGCCTGCACCTCCTCCACCACGCGCTGCACGTCGCGGCCGCGCACGTTGAAGCCCACCGTAATGCGGCGCTGCGCGTTGTCGCGCTGAATCTGGCTGGGGCCAACCTGGTAATCAACCTTGGCTACTTGCTCGAGGGGTACTTGCCCGCCGGCGGGTAGCGGCACGTTAAGGGCACGCACCTGGTTGATGTCGTGGCGGTACTGATCGGCGAGGCGCACCACCAGGTCGAAGCGCCGGTCGCCCTCGAACACCTGGCCAGCGCCGGCGCCGGCAAAGGCCGCGGCAATGCTCTGGTTTAGGTCATCCACGCTCAGGCCAAACTGCGCCAGCCGTTCGCGGTCGGGGCGCACCACAATCTGGGCCAGGCCGGTGGCCTGCTCCACGTAAAGGTCGGCCGCGCCGGGTACTTGCTTCACGAGGCTGCCTACCTGGCGGGCGTAGCCGGCCAGCTGGTCGAGGTCTTCGCCGTAAATCTTCACCACCACATCTTGCCGCGCACCGCTGATCAGCTCGTTAAAGCGCATTTGAATAGGCTGCTGAAACCCGAACGTAACGCCGGGCAGCACGCGCAGGGCGCGGGCCATTTTGGCGGCCAAATCCTCGCGGTTGTCAGCCGACGACCACTCCTTGCGGTCCTTCAGCACCACAATCAGGTCGCAGGCCTCGAGCGGCATCGGGTCGATGGGGATTTCCGAGGAGCCGATTTTGGCCACCACTTCTTTTACCTCTGGGAACTGCTGCTTGAGCAAATCCGAAGCTTGTTGGGCTTGCTGGATGGTGTAATCGAGCGACGAGCCGGGCAGCACGCGGGTTTCCACCGCAAAGTCGCCCTCCTCCAACGTCGGGATGAACTCGCCACCTAGGGTACCGAGCAACACCACAGCCCCAACAAGCAGCGCCACGGCAGCGCCCAAAACCAGCTGCGGCACGGCCAGTACGCGCTTCACCAGGGCCCGGTAGCGCGCCCCCAGCTTAGCCAGCACCTTATCCGACCAACCGCCGTGCACGCCCTTGCGCAGCAGCAGCGCCGACATCACCGGCACGTACGTCAGCGACAGGATGAAAGCACCTAGGATTGCGAAGGCTACCGTTTCGGCCATGGGCCGGAACATCTTGCCCTCGATGCCGGTGAGGGCCAGAATGGGCAAGTACACCATCAGGATGATAAACTGCCCAAACGAGGCCGACTGCTGAATGCGCGAGGAAGCGTCGTACACTTCTTCGTCCATTTCCTGGGGCGAGAGGTCGTCGTTGGTAAGGGGCAACTCGCCGCTGCCGTGGGCCTGCCCAAAGCGCAAGCTGAGCCGGTGCATGGTGGCTTCCACGATGATAACCGCGCCGTCTACGATCAGCCCGAAATCGATAGCACCTAGGCTCATGAGGTTGCCCGATACGCCGAACACGTGCATCATGCCGATGGCAAACAGCATGGCCAGCGGAATAACCGAGGCCACCAGCAAGCCAGCCCGTAGGTTGCCCAGGAACAACACCAGCACGAAAATCACAATCAGGGCGCCTTCAGCCAGGTTTTTAGCCACCGTACTGATGGCCTGATCAACAAGCTTGGTGCGGTCGAGGAAGGGTGTAATTTCGAGGCCGGCGGGCAAGGTTTTCTCGATGGCGGCCATTTTGGTTTTCACGGCCGCCACCACTTCCGAGGAGTTGGCGCCGCGCAGCATCAGCACCAGGCCGCCCACGGTTTCGCCGTGGTGGTTGCGCGTCATGGCGCCGAAGCGCGGGGCGGCACCGGCCCGCACATCGGCCACGTCGCGAATGAGGATGGGCCCGCGGCCGGCGGTGGCGGGGCGCACCACGGCGCGGCCAATATCAGCCGCCGATTGCGCCAAGCCCTCGGTGCGGATAAACCACGCCTGCGGGCCGCGCACGAGGTAACCACCGCCGGCGTTGCCGTTGTTGCGGCTCAGGGCCTGCTGCAAATCGGCCACGGTAAGCCCCAGGCTGCGCAGCCGCGCCGGCTCCACGGCAACTTCGTACTGGCGCATGTAGCCCCCGAACGACGACACATCGGCCACGCCGGGCGTACCCAGCAATTGCCGGCGCACTACCCAGTCTTGCAGGGTGCGCAGCTCGGATAGCGAATACTTCTGCTCGAAGCCCGGCTTGGTGCGGAGGGTGTACTGGTATATCTCGCCCAGGCCGGTGGTGGGCGGCCCCATGTCGGGCTGCCCCAGGCCGGGCGGTATCTGCGCTTCGGCCGCGCGTAATCGTTCGGCCACTTGCTGCCGCGCCCAGTAGTTGTCGATGGCGTCGCCGAACACAATGGTGACGACCGAGAGGCCCGCGCGCGAAAACGAACGCACCTCTTCCCGCCCCGGAATGGTGGCCACGCTTTGCTCGACGGGGAAAGTTACCAGGCGCTCCACATCGGCCGCGCTCAGCGAGGGCGACACCGTGTACACGATAACCTGGTTGTTGGTGATATCGGGCACGGCATCGATGGGCAGATGCCGCAGTGCGTAGAGGCCCCACACCAACAGGGCTACTACTCCAACGCCTACCCCCAGCTTGTGCCGGAGGCTTAGCGCAATAAGCTTATTGAACATGAAAGAGGCGTTGCCGCCAAGGGCAACTTTCATGTGGAGGCTGGCTGTACTGCAGCGGGCCGCCGGTGCGCCCTAGGTGCACCGCGCTGCCTCGCCCAAGCCAGGGCCGCTAACCTACGCCCGGCTTGCCACGGGGGCAGCTACCGAGCGCGGGGGCTGAAAGTAGGTGCGCGAAACGCCCCGCGGAGCCGAAACCACGTACTCGCCGCCGTATTGCTGCGCCTCTGGGAACTCCAGCGGCTGAGGCAGCACCAAGCGCAGCAGGGGCGGCATAGCCAGCGCGGCGGCCTGGTGCAGGCAGGTGTGCAGGGGCAGCGACTCGTGGTCTTGCTGACGCTGCTGGTTGTGCAGGCCGGCGTAGTGGTCGTACAGAAAGCGCATGATGGGGCTGCCCGCGTGCTGCTGCTGGTAATGATCAACCAATTGCGGAATCTTCAGCAACTCGAGTGCATTGCCAGCGGGCACAAGGCTCACGGCAAACAAGTGCCAGCTCAACAGCGCTATGATCAACCGCTTCGTCATTCCGGGTGTAAAGATAGGAAGTAGCCCTGTAGCGCGGACTTTGTAGTCCGCGTCCCCGGATAGTAAAATCATTCGTTGCGTGTAGCGTGGGCTTGGCTACGCCTTCCTGCGGTTCAGCCTGCGTTTGCCAGCACGAATGGTTGTCCGCGGTATCGCCTCAGTGATTTCGTTCACGCCAACGCGGGCTGAACCGCAGGAAGGCGTAGCCAAGCCCACGCTACACCGCGCTACACCGCGCTACTCCGGGTCGGCCACTTTCACCACGGCCTTGCCGGTATTTTGGCCGCTGAACAGCCCCAGGAACGCCTGCGGAATTTGCTCGAAGCCTTCGGTTACGGTTTCCTCAAACTTCAGCTTGCCTTGCTGGTACCATTCTGTAAGTGCCTTCACGCCCTCAGGCCAGCGTGGCAGGTAGTCGCTCACGATAAAGCCTTTGAGCAGGGCACTGGTCTTGAGCAGCTTGGGCTCGGGCCGGGGGCCGGTGGGCTCCTCGGTGGCGTTGTACATCGAAATTTGGCCGCACAGGGCGATGCGCGCGTGCTTGTTCAGCAAGTTGTACACGGCATCGGTAATGGCGCCGCCCACGTTGTCGAAGTAGCAGTCGATGCCGTTTGGGCAGGCAGCACCTAGGGCCTGCGCTATGTTGCCGGCGGTTTTGTAGTTGATGGCCTCGTCGAAGCCCAATTCGTTTTTCAGGTAAGCTACCTTTTCGTCGGAGCCGGCGGTGCCCACTACCCGCGCGCCCTGGATTTTGGCCAATTGCCCCACCACCATGCCCACCGCCCCGGCCGCGCCCGATACCACCACGGTTTCGCCGGGCTTGGGCTGGCAGATATCGAGCAAACCGAAGTACGCGGTCAGCCCCGTCATGCCCAGCAGCCCTAGGTAGTAGCTGATGGGCGCGGCATCGGCAGGCACTGGCTGCAGCCCCCGGCCGCCCGAAAGCTGGTACTCGCTCCAGGCCAGGTTGCCCACTACCAACGTGCCAACCGGCAGCTGCGCCACCCGGCTTTCTACCACCTGCGCCACCACGCCGCCGCCGATGGGCTGCCCCACCTCAAACGGCGGCACATACGACTTGGCGTCGCTCATGCGGCCGCGCATGTAGGGGTCGACTGACACGTACAGGGTTTTCAGCAGCACTTGGCCATCGGCGGGCGCGGCTACCTCACTGGTTTCGTAGCGGAACGTTTCGGGCGTGGGCTTGCCCTGGGGACGGTGGTCGAGGATGATGGTGCGAGCAGTCATGATGAAAGAATAAGGAGGAATGAGGAAGGACGACGCAAGTACTACGCAATCCGGGGGCGGCGGTGGCAAGCAGCGCCGCCTGCCCGTGCCGGCCCGTTGTGGGCGCACCTAGGCGCCGCTGGGGCCGCCTATTCGTCCTTCCTCATTCCTCCTTAATCCTTAGTTCGTGGTGGTGTGTAGGTTCACCTCGATGTTGCCGCGGGTAGCACGCGAGTAGGGGCAAATCTGGTGCGCCTGAGCTACCAGCTCTTCGGCCTGGGCCTGCTCCACGCCGGGGATGTTCACGTGCAGATCGGCTGCAATGCCAAAGCCGCCGTCTTCGGCCTTGCCGAAGTGCACGAAGCTCTCGATGGTTACGCCTTGCAGGGCCACTTTGGCCTGGCGGGCGGCCACACCCAGGGCACCCTCGAAGCAGGCGGCGTAGCCAGCGGCAAACAGCTGCTCGGGGTTGGTGGCGCCTTCTTTGCCCGCGCCGCCCATGGCTTTGGGCGTGCTGAGCTCGAGGTTCAGGGCGTTGTCCTGGCTGCTTACCTGGCCGTTGCGGCCGCCTTTTACGTGGGCTTGCGCCGTGTACACTTTCTCGATTTTCATCGCAAACTAAAGGAATGAAGCCTTCGCGGGGTTACGAAAGCTGGGTTAACAAACGGTTGAGCTGCGTGCGCAGCTGGTTAAACTCATCGGGGCTGAGCTGCAGCTTGGCCAACAGGGCTTCGGGGATGCACTCGGCGCGGTGTTGCAGCTGC
The sequence above is drawn from the Hymenobacter sp. YIM 151858-1 genome and encodes:
- a CDS encoding organic hydroperoxide resistance protein, producing MKIEKVYTAQAHVKGGRNGQVSSQDNALNLELSTPKAMGGAGKEGATNPEQLFAAGYAACFEGALGVAARQAKVALQGVTIESFVHFGKAEDGGFGIAADLHVNIPGVEQAQAEELVAQAHQICPYSRATRGNIEVNLHTTTN
- a CDS encoding NADP-dependent oxidoreductase, coding for MTARTIILDHRPQGKPTPETFRYETSEVAAPADGQVLLKTLYVSVDPYMRGRMSDAKSYVPPFEVGQPIGGGVVAQVVESRVAQLPVGTLVVGNLAWSEYQLSGGRGLQPVPADAAPISYYLGLLGMTGLTAYFGLLDICQPKPGETVVVSGAAGAVGMVVGQLAKIQGARVVGTAGSDEKVAYLKNELGFDEAINYKTAGNIAQALGAACPNGIDCYFDNVGGAITDAVYNLLNKHARIALCGQISMYNATEEPTGPRPEPKLLKTSALLKGFIVSDYLPRWPEGVKALTEWYQQGKLKFEETVTEGFEQIPQAFLGLFSGQNTGKAVVKVADPE
- a CDS encoding CusA/CzcA family heavy metal efflux RND transporter; this encodes MFNKLIALSLRHKLGVGVGVVALLVWGLYALRHLPIDAVPDITNNQVIVYTVSPSLSAADVERLVTFPVEQSVATIPGREEVRSFSRAGLSVVTIVFGDAIDNYWARQQVAERLRAAEAQIPPGLGQPDMGPPTTGLGEIYQYTLRTKPGFEQKYSLSELRTLQDWVVRRQLLGTPGVADVSSFGGYMRQYEVAVEPARLRSLGLTVADLQQALSRNNGNAGGGYLVRGPQAWFIRTEGLAQSAADIGRAVVRPATAGRGPILIRDVADVRAGAAPRFGAMTRNHHGETVGGLVLMLRGANSSEVVAAVKTKMAAIEKTLPAGLEITPFLDRTKLVDQAISTVAKNLAEGALIVIFVLVLFLGNLRAGLLVASVIPLAMLFAIGMMHVFGVSGNLMSLGAIDFGLIVDGAVIIVEATMHRLSLRFGQAHGSGELPLTNDDLSPQEMDEEVYDASSRIQQSASFGQFIILMVYLPILALTGIEGKMFRPMAETVAFAILGAFILSLTYVPVMSALLLRKGVHGGWSDKVLAKLGARYRALVKRVLAVPQLVLGAAVALLVGAVVLLGTLGGEFIPTLEEGDFAVETRVLPGSSLDYTIQQAQQASDLLKQQFPEVKEVVAKIGSSEIPIDPMPLEACDLIVVLKDRKEWSSADNREDLAAKMARALRVLPGVTFGFQQPIQMRFNELISGARQDVVVKIYGEDLDQLAGYARQVGSLVKQVPGAADLYVEQATGLAQIVVRPDRERLAQFGLSVDDLNQSIAAAFAGAGAGQVFEGDRRFDLVVRLADQYRHDINQVRALNVPLPAGGQVPLEQVAKVDYQVGPSQIQRDNAQRRITVGFNVRGRDVQRVVEEVQALVQSKVKLSPGYNVTYGGQFENLRQANERLGIAVPVALLMIFGLLYLTFGSLKQAVLIFTAIPLAAVGGVAALWLRGLPFSISAGVGFIALFGVAVLNGIVLLSAFNTLRDFGVRDVRERVLRGTEERLRPVLMTATVASLGFLPMALAGTAGAEVQRPLATVVIGGLVSATLLTLLVLPVLYYLSEAEGGFWRNLLGRAPKSKAVAAVGAGLVLLLPAAASAQTPAADRRAAPAPLTAAGAVQAALGRSGDVRAASYQLSARTAVRGAVWELPRTTVQAGYGQFNSPYMDNQFSIAQPLPALGQYRALMGLAAAQVAVAETELDVRRAELRRQVRNTYQQAVHARHRLVLLRSQDSLSRAFRRAAELRFKTGEAARIEPATALVQQGETQLATARTRTDYLAARRQLQALLQWPSLPVPADSLLQPLPLPTEVVTLLGDSLQATADTTNPADPTARLLNRQAAERQAEALVQRRSRRAELGLTYLNQSLRGSILYKGAERFYGPGNRFQAAQLSLNVPLWTRPYKAREEAARLQQLAAQEAYRRRVAEVAASQASLLARLREQQQRMAFYQQTGLPQATLILRLAGKGWRAGEMDFAEYLLHAERAQRLRADYLDAILAYNQTVLELEYLLGRTD